In Nocardioides sp. JS614, the sequence GGCGGAGATGGTGGTCGGCTGGGTGCCCTTCGCCGAGCTGCACGAGGCGGTCGTCGCCGGCCGCCTCGCCGACGCCCACCTGGCCCTGGCCGTGCTCCTGACCGGGGCGCGCCGCCACTAGCGTCGCTAGCGGGTCGTACGGACGCGCAGCCCCGCGAACGCCTACGGTTCCACCTATGCGTCCCGAGACCCCGGCCGAGACCCTGGCGACCGACAGCGGCACCGTGGTGCCCCAGCACCTGGTCGACCAGATCGTCGCCGGCCGGTGCGTGGCGTTCGTGGGCGCCGGGTTCGCCGCCCCCGCCGTGCCGGCATGGCAGGTGCTGCTGCGTGGTCTGGCGGATCGGGCGGGACTGGACGAGGAGACCTCGGCCTGGGTCGCCCAGCTCGTGGAGCACGGGGGATCGCGCGACCTCGAGGCGGCGGCGCAGGTGCTGCACACCGCGATGGGGGAGGCGTTCGACCCGGCGCTCGCGGGCATCCTTGCCACGGAGGGGCGCCCCGACGCGATCGCCGCGCGCCGCCGGCTGCTGGCCGGCATCCCCTTCGACGCGATCCTGACCACCAACTTCGATCCGTTCCTGGTCGGCAGCGTGCCCGGGCCGGACGCCTACCAGCAGATCCTGCGCGACCCACCGCACCGGTGGTGGGAGCCGCGGTACTGGACGGCGGAGTCACCCGGCGCGCCGGTCGTGAAGCTGCACGGCGAGGTCGGGCCCCTGGGCGACACGGTCGTCTTCACCCAACGTGACTACCGGGACCGGCTCTACAGCAGCCCGGCGTACATGACCTTCCTGCGGTCACTGTTCGCGACCAGCACGGTCCTCTTCCTGGGCGTGTCGTTCACCGACGCCTACCTCAACGAGCTGCGCTCCGAGGTGCTGGCGATGATCGATCAGCGCGAGGACGACCCACCGGTCGCGTACGCCGTGCTGCCGGACGTGGCACCGCACCAGGCGCGCTACCTGCACCAGCACGAGGGGCTCGGGACGATCACCTTCGACACCGCCGGGGGCAGCGACTGGTCAGGCTTCGACCGGGTGCTCGAGGCCATCCACGCCGCCACGAACCCGCGGGCGCAGCTCGGTGCCGTCCTGGCCGCACGGACCGTGCTGTGGGTCGATTCAAGCGCCGACGACGTCGCCTTCGGTCGCACCGTCCTGGCCGAGGCGGCCGGTGGGGGCGACGCGGGCACCCGCATGGTGCAGGTGGGCTCCGCGGCCGAGGCGGTCGCGTGGCTGCGGCAGGACCGAGCCGACCTGGTGATCGCCGACCTGGCCGCGGGCAGCGACGGCGCACCGGTGGCCGAGAAGCTGTTGACGACGATGCGCCGCGAGGACCTGCGCGCACCGGTCGTCGTGCTCTCCCAGGAGCCCGTCGCCGCGGGCGAGCGGCTACGGATCCTCTCGCTCGGTGCCAGCGAGGTCGCGCACGGCTGGGCCGACCTCTTCCGGGAGCTCACCCGGATCTACGCTCGCCGGGAGTAGGCTCGCGCAGCCACAACGGCGTGGCGCTGAGAACTGAAGGAGCGATGCGGTGAAGGTGGGCGTCCCCAAGGAAGTCAAGAACAACGAGTACCGGGTGGCGATCACGCCCATCGGTGTGCACGAGCTGACCGCGCACGGTCACCAGGTGTACATCGAACGCGGTGCCGGTGAGGGCTCCTCGATCCACGACGAGGAGTACGCCGCGGCCGGGGCGCAGATCGTCCCGGACGCGGACAGCACGTGGGGCGACGTCGAGCTGGTCCTCAAGGTCAAGGAGCCGGTCGCCGAGGAGTACCACCGGCTGCGCGAGGGGCTGACCCTGTTCACCTACCTCCACC encodes:
- a CDS encoding SIR2 family protein, whose product is MRPETPAETLATDSGTVVPQHLVDQIVAGRCVAFVGAGFAAPAVPAWQVLLRGLADRAGLDEETSAWVAQLVEHGGSRDLEAAAQVLHTAMGEAFDPALAGILATEGRPDAIAARRRLLAGIPFDAILTTNFDPFLVGSVPGPDAYQQILRDPPHRWWEPRYWTAESPGAPVVKLHGEVGPLGDTVVFTQRDYRDRLYSSPAYMTFLRSLFATSTVLFLGVSFTDAYLNELRSEVLAMIDQREDDPPVAYAVLPDVAPHQARYLHQHEGLGTITFDTAGGSDWSGFDRVLEAIHAATNPRAQLGAVLAARTVLWVDSSADDVAFGRTVLAEAAGGGDAGTRMVQVGSAAEAVAWLRQDRADLVIADLAAGSDGAPVAEKLLTTMRREDLRAPVVVLSQEPVAAGERLRILSLGASEVAHGWADLFRELTRIYARRE